TCATCCGGCGGGCGATCCCCAGGGGGGACTTGCCCAGTCTGTCTTCAAGGGTCGGGTCCGCTCCTCGGGCCAGCAGCAGTGCCGCCGATTTTACGATGTCCGCCCGGGGACCAGCCTTCAGGGCGTAAAACAGGGGGGTCTCGCCCGTCTCGCTCCGCGCGTCGACTGGAGCGCCGTTGTCCAGCAGCACCTCCATAACCCCCGTGAATCCGGCCTTGGCGGCAAAGTGCAGGGCGCTGGCGCCGCGCAGTACCGTGTCGATCCGGGCCCCCTTGTCCAGCAGGGCCTGCACGTACCGGGGATCGTCCCGCTGGCTGTTGTTCCCCGTACATGCCGTCCAGATCCAGTCTCCTTCCGGGTAGTTGACGTCGGCGCCGCGGGCGATAAGCAGGGCCGACTCTTCTTCGTCGAGTACCCATCTGCCGCAGCCGATCCGGGTGGCATCCGCGCCCTGCTCCAGCACCAGCCGAAGCAGACCGGGCCGCCCCCGGCCAGCTGCATAACTGACCAGGGCCGTGCTGTTTACGCCGACGTTGGCGCCCCGGTCGAACAGCATCCTCGCGACCTCTTCGTGTCCGCCGTACACCGCGTGATGTAGCGGCGTAACGGGCAGCAGGTCGCAGGCGGGGTCGTGGGCGTCGACCAGGCCGGGCGCGGCATCCAGCAGTTCGGCTACTCGGTGCCGGTCACCCAGAAAGCAGGCGCTGAAGACATCGTAGACGGCACCCCGCTCCAGCAGGAACGCGGCCGTCTCGTCCTTCTTCTTGCTCCGCGCGGCACAGTGGGCGGTCAACATGACGTCGCTCGAATGGGCCGACGGAAGGTTCACGTCCACCCCCCGGTCGAGCAGCAGGGCCGCTACCTGCGTATGGCCCCTCAATGCCGCCTCCGCGAGGATGATCGCGCCGTGACGGGGATCGTCCAGCACCGCAGGATCCTCGTCCAGGCATCGCGCAAGGGCTTCCGCCTGCCCCCGGGCCGCCAACCGGGCAGGTTCTCTCCACAGCTTCTCGCGGTGACATCTCATCTCCCACCCGTGCCGGGCGGGTTTCCGCTCGTTGACGAGGCCGTGGGCAAGGGGCCGGAGCACGTGCAGCACTTCGGCAACGAGCGATTCTTCACCGATGTGATCCCGCAGCGAAGCGTTCATGTGCGACAGCCACCGGTCGGCGGATGCCCGGGTGATGTGTATGTGACCGTGCCGGTTTTTTATTCCGCCGTAGGCGTGGTGCCGCGTGTAGTCCGGTTCGCCGCCCATCCACTCCTCCATGAACGCCTTCTGCTTCATGCGTTCGGGAGCCAGCGTACGGGTGAACATGGGACGCAGTTCGGCGTCCTTTTCGATCCGGTCGTACAGGCCGTCGATGACGTCCGCGACCACGGATCGGCCGCCGATCCGTTCGAACAGGGTCTGATCCGGCCGCAACACGGTGGCGAGCCCGCCCCGGTGGGCCAGCAGGGCTTGAATCCGGGACGAATCGCTGGTTGTTGGTGATGCCGGCATTGCACCATCCTCGGGCCATGGAATCCGGCCGTACGTGACTGGAGATTCTCGCAACGTCGGAATGTGGGACCTGGAGATTCCTTAGCGATTGGGATTCTGGATCTGGTGCAAAGTAGCCGCCGGCAAGCTTTCCGATCAAGGGGTTTCATCGCCTTGCGACCCGCAATTGTGCGTTGACGACGGCACAGGCGCATGTTATATAGAAACGGGCGCATCCACGGACCGGTCGCGGTTTTGCGGAATGCGCTTTATCCTTTTGGATGCCTTTTCCGGGGATACCCAGATGGAAACCACACCCTCGACGGTTGAACGGAAATTCGAGTCGGCCCTCGCGTCTTTCGTGAGCAAGGCGCGGGAAGACCGGCACATCCTGGCGGCGATTCTCTTCGGCAGCCTATCCGCCGACCGGGTATGGGAGAAATCCGATATCGACCTGATCGTCGTCACCCGGGACGACAAGGACCTGTTCCGTCGGGATAGCAGGGATGACGACGAGGTGTCCGAAGGCGCCGCGCTCCTGGAGAACGACGTGTATATCCACGTGTTCATGCAGCCGCGCTCGGCGTTCAGGAAGATGATCGAAGGTGGACTGCAAAGCTCGTTCATGCACTCGGCCCTGGCCAGAAGCCGCCTGCTCTTCACCCACGACGAGACGATCCGCGAACTGTACGACGGCATTCAGGCGTTGCATGCGAGAGACCGACAGGTCCAGCTCATGCACGCGGCATCGCACGTGATACCCACCCTGTACAAGGCGGAGAAATGGTTTCACGTCCGGCACGATCTGCACTATGCGTTTCTCTATATCATGTTGTGCGTGAGCAGTCTCGCGAAGATCGAGGTTTTCATGCACGGCCAGCTTGCCGGTCGCGAAGTCATCCAGCAGGCAATGGAACTCAATCCGGGGTTTTTCAAGACGGTGTATTCGGACCTGATCGACCAGCCGAAGACCGAGGTGCTGGTGGGTGAAGCGCTCGGACTGATCGATGCCTATCTCGTGGAACGGCTGCCGTCCCTGTTCCAGCCCATTCTCGATTACCTCGCAGAGGAAGGATCGGCCCGGTCGGTCACGGAGATCGAGACTTATTTCGACAACCAGATGAATCTCAGGGGCGTTACGACCGTGTGTGAATGGCTCGCGGACAAGGACGTCATTTCCCGGGTATCCAGTCCGCTGCGGCTTACTTTGAAGAGCAACGTAGAGTACGAGGAACTCGGGTTCTACTACTACCGCGGGTGATTTTATGCTGCCGTGGGCGAACAGCCGCACGGTGACGCTGGAGCATGGCATGTCTGAAATCCCGGTCCGGCCGCGAACATCCGCCGGACCCCGCACGACGATCCTGGTCCAGGGCGCCCGGGAGCATAACCTCCGGGACATCACCGTAGAACTGCCGCGCAACCGGTTGATCGTAGTAACGGGGCTTTCCGGATCGGGGAAATCGTCCCTGGCCTTCGATACCATCTACGCGGAAGGCCAGCGGCGATACATGGAGTCGCTTTCCTCCTATGCCCGCCGGTTCATCCAGCAGGTGGGCAAGCCGGACGTGGATTATCTCTTCGGTCTTTCTCCCGTCATTTCCATCGAGCAGAAGACCGTCGCGCGCAACCCGCGCTCCACCGTGGGCACCATGACCGATGTCAGCAGTTACCTGAACCTGCTGTTCGCCACGATCAGCCGCGCCGGTTGTCCCTATTGCGGCCGCGACCTTCCGATCAAGACCGCCGTGCAGATCCTCGACGAGTTGCTGTCGCTGCCCGAAGGCACCGAAGTGGAACTGCGCGCGCCGGTATCCCGGATCTATGGCGAGGACCTCGACTTTCTCTTCGCGGAAATCCGGAAGAAGGGGTACCGCCGCATGGTGATCAACGATACGACCGTGGACATCAGCGGCGAGGTCGATGTCGATGAATCCGGTGACCTGCGCATGGAGGTGATCGTCGACCGGTTCGTCCTGAAGCCCGGCGTAGAGAAACAGCTGGTCAAGGGGATACAGGACGCCCTGGTCGCCGGGGACCAGTTCCTCAGGATCCACGTGGCGGCCTGCGGCAGGAAGCGCGACGCCGAACGGTTTTACGCGTCCTTCGGTTGCCGGGAACATCACATCGCGGTAGGCGACCTGGCGCCGGACTACTTCCAGTTCAACAATCCGACCAGCGCGTGCCGGACCTGTCTCGGACTCGGCACGTACATGGTCGTGCACCGGGACCTGCTGGTACCGGACAAGTCGCTGAGCATCCGGGACGGCTGTTTCGTCAAGGACGCCTTCAATTACAAGCCGGATACCTGGTCCGGGCGGGTCATGTACAGCCTTTCGGTGCACATGGGATTCAGCCTCGATACACCTTTTCGTGCACTACCTACACCTGTCCAGGATGTGCTGTTCGACGGCACGCCGGAGAAATTCCCCCTGCTGGCGCCGCCCGACGCGAAGGAGCCCGATCACAAGCTGCTCGGGAAGCCATGGGGATTCGGCGGGATCGGCAAGGGCATCGAGCGGAACTACAAGCGGTACCGGCAGAAGCAGGTCGCCAGTTCGGGCATGGAAGCCTGGCTCGAAAAGGTCATGGTGGAGCGGGTGTGCCCCGACTGCAAGGGATCCCGGCTCAAGGAAACGCGCCACCTGTTCCGGATCAACGGCCGTACGGTCCACGATTTCGGGGAGGTTAATTTCGACGAACTCCGCGCCGAGTTGGAAGCCATCGAACCCACGGGACGACAGGAACTGGCCGGCCGGCAGGTGATCCGGGAGATTACCGGCCGGCTCGACCTGCTGCTGGGCATCGGCCTGGACTACCTCAACTTCAACCGCCGCGCCGGCACCCTTTCGGGCGGCGAAGCGCAGCGCATCCGGCTTTCCACGCAGATTGGGTCGGGCCTGATGGGCATGTTGTACGTGCTGGACGAACCGAGCATCGGGCTCCATCCCCGCGACAATGTGAAGATGATCCGCACGCTCAGGCAGCTTCGCGATCTCGGCAACACGGTCATCGTGGTGGAACACGACGAGGAGACCATCCGGGCGGCCGACCACATCGTGGAAATGGGGCCGGGACCGGGCGTGCACGGCGGAGAGGTGGTGGTGCAGGGCAATCTCGACGATATCCTGCACTGTGCCGCGTCGCCTACCGGCCAGTATCTCTCGGGCGCGCGGACCATCGAGACCCCGCAGGCACGACGCGGGCCTACCGGAAAGAAACTGCGCATCATGGGCGCGCGGGAGAACAACCTCAACGATATCGACGTCGAGATTCCCCTGGGACAGTTCGTCTGCGTGACCGGTGCATCCGGATCCGGGAAAAGTACACTGATCAACGAAGTGCTGTTCAAGAAGCTGTACAACCAGCTGTACGACAGCCGCGTGCTCGCGGGGGACCACGACCTGCTGGAAGGTGTCGAGCACATCAAGCACGTTATCAACATTGACCAGTCGCCCATCGGCCGGAACGCCCGTTCGAACCCGGCCACCTACATCGGGTTCTACGACCAGATCAGAACGCTCTTTTCGAAAACGGACGAGGCGGTATCGCGCGGATACCGGCCCGGCCGGTTCAGCTTCAACGTGGCCGAGGGACGCTGCGCCGAATGCAACGGAGAGGGCACGATCACCACCCAGCTTTACTTCATGCCGGACGTGGAGGTGCCTTGCGAGGCCTGCAAGGGCGCCCGGTACAACTCGGAAACGCTGGAAGTGACCTACCGGGGCAAGACCATCGCCGACGTGTTGAACATGTCTGTCGAAGAGGGGGTCACCTTCTTCGAGGAAAGGCCTTCCATCGCGAAGAAGATCGGGACGCTGGATCAACTGGGCCTGGGTTACCTCACACTGGGCCAGTCCGCCACCACCCTCTCCGGGGGCGAAGCCCAGCGCATCAAGCTGGCGAGCGAACTGGGGAAGCTTCGACGAGGCAGCCATATCCTGTACATCCTGGACGAACCCACCACCGGGCTGCACCTGGCCGACATTGTCCATCTGCTTTCCAGCCTGAACCGGCTGATTGAAGCCGGACACAGCGTCGTGGTGATCGAGCACCATCTCGACGTGATCAAAACGGCCGACCACATCATCGACCTGGGGCCCGAAGGCGGCCACAGCGGCGGTGAAGTCATCGCCACCGGCACGCCAGAAGAGGTGGCGGGTATCGACGCATCCTACACCGGCCGGTTTCTCCGGGACCATTTGAGCCATGTCCAACGCGCAACCGCATAACAGCGCCGGCGGCGCAGCAGCCGATCCCGCCAAGGCAGCATCCGCTCCCGGCGGGGAGGCCGCCGCACCCGCCAGGGAGACCGCGGCGGATGAGGTGGGGTACCTGCTCCACGTGTTCCATCGGGCGGAGAACGGCCGGGATGTGATCTGCGGGGTCGGAAAACTCCATAACGGCCAGACATTCCAGTTCATGGACGACCGGGTTTCGCCCACGCTCTATGTCCGGGTGTCGGAACAATCGGAGTTCGACGCCCGGCTCCGCTCCGACGGGATTTCCGCCCGGGTGGTCCCATCGGAATACACCACGATGGACGGCGAACCCGTGGCGGGCATCCAGTTCGGGCGCGTGCGCGATCAGCGCAACCTGGTCAAGAGTCTGGAGGTCCAACAGACGCGGACTTACGAAGGCGATATCCCCTTCGCCAGGCAGTACCTGATCGGACGAGGCCTTCGGGGCGGGGTGAGGATCAGTGGCGCCTGGACATCCGGCGACCTGGTCGACCGGGTCTATGCCAACCCCGAACTTGAGCCGGAGTACTGGGAACCCGCTTTCAGCGTGCTGGCCCTGGATATCGAAACGGACCCCGAAGCGACCACCATCTACGCCGTGGGCCTGGTACTGTCGGGTACAGACGGCGGGATGGATTCGGAAGAAATACACATGGTCGGCGAACCGGCCGCCGGGGACCCCTCGCACCTGGTCTGCTGGCCCGACGAGGCGTCGATGCTGCGCGGCCTGTCGTCCCGCGTACTCGAAATGGATCCCGACCTGATCACGGGATGGAACCTGGTCGACTTCGACCTGCAGGTCCTGCAGCGACGCTTCAGGGACCTGAACGTGCCGTTTCAACTGGGGCGGACCGATGACACGTCCTGGTACCGGTCCGGGGAGGTGTGGGGCGGAAGCACCATGGTGATCCACGGCCGGCAGATCCTGGACGCCCTGCACCTGCTTCGCGGCACGCTGCAGCGGTTCGAGGACTACCGGCTGGACACCGTGGCCAACGCCATCCTGGGCAGGGGCAAGCTGCTGGAGGACGATGAGGGTAGTTCGCGGGCGGAAAAGATCACGGAGGTCTATCGCGAGGACCGGGCGACCTTCTGCGCCTACTGTCTCGAGGACGCGAGGCTGGTACTCGACATCCTGGAGGCGGAAGGACTGATCAACCTGACCCTGCGCAGGGGCCTGCTGACGGGCCTGCCGCTGGAACGGGCGTGGGTAAGCGTGGCCGCCTTCGACAACATCTACATCAACGCCCTGCACCAACGGGGCATGGTGGCGCCGACGACCGGCGTGGACCGCACTCCGGGGGCCGGTGCGCCGGGCGGTTTGATCATCCCCGCGAAAGCTGGGCTTTACCGAAACGTCTTCGTCTTCGACTTCAAGAGTCTTTACCCGTCCATCATCCGCACCTTCAACATCGATCCCCTGGCGCATATCGAGGGCCAGGAAGGGGGATTCCTCGAAGCCCCCAATGGCGCGCGGTTTTCCCGTACCCCGGGCATACTGCCTTCCATGCTGGAACAGTTTTTCAAGCGCCGCGAGGAGGCCAGGACTACCGGGGACGAACTCGCATCCTTTACCTACAAGATCGTCATGAATTCCTTCTACGGCGTACTGGCATCCGCTTCCTGCCGCTTCGCCGCGCCTCAACTGGCCGGTGCGATCACGGAATTCGGACACTACATCCTGAAGTGGTGTCGGGATGAGTTGGAGAAAGACGGTTACGAAGTGCTATACGGGGACACGGATTCGGTGTTCGTGGATCTCGACCCGGCGGACAGTTCGGAATCGGACCGGGCTACGGATATGGGGCGGAAGGTATGCGACCGGATCAATGCCCGTTTGGCCGCGCACGTGAGGGAACGGTACGGCGTGGCGTCTTACCTCGAACTGGAACTCGAAAAGTGCTACCACCGGTTCCTGCTGCCTTCCATGCGGGGCGACATCGAGCGCGGCAGGGCCAAGGGTTACGCGGGCCTGCGGCACGAGACCGATGGCGACCGCGTGGAAATCGTGGGCATGGAAGCCGTACGGCGGGACTGGACCGACCTGGCCCACCGGCTGCAGGGCGTGCTGCTCGACCGGGTATTTCACGACGTGCCCGGCGCCGAGATTGAAGAAGAGATCTACCACTGGGTCCAGGAGGTCCGCTCGGGCCGCCGGGACGAATTGCTCGTCTACCGGAAGAACCTGCGCAAGCCTGTCGAATCCTATACCCGTTCGGTGCCTCCCCACGTCAAGGCGGCGCGGCTCATGGACAATCCGACGGGTGTCATCCGGTACGTGATCACCCTTGACGGTCCGCAACCGGAGGGCCGGATCACCGCCCCCATAGACTACGGGCATTACGTCGAGAAGCAAATCCGGCCCATCGTCACGACGGTCGCCCACGCGTACGAACTGGACGTGGAGGCCGCCCTGTCCGGTCGGCTCAGTCTCTTCGGAAATGCCCTGAACACTCCGCAGTACGAATCGGGACGGCCTGAAGTCCCGTCCTAAGCCGAATTCATGGAAAGGATGGATCGTGCAACGGTATAGATCGGTCGAAGATTACCTGGATGGCCACGTGGAATGGCGCTCCCTGCTTGAAAGACTGCGCGCCATCATGAACGCTTGCAAGGTCGAAGAGACCGTCAAGTGGGGTCAGCCCTGCTATACCCATGACGGCAAGAACGTGGTGGGTATCGGGGCGTTCAAGGAGTTCGTGAGCGTCTGGTTCTTCCAGGGCGCGTTGCTGCGCGACGAACACGGCGTCCTGGTCAATGCGCAGGAAGGCCGGACCAGGGCCATGCGGCAATGGCGGTTTCAGGCGGTCGAAGAGATCGACGAACCGATGCTGCGCGCTTACGTGGCCGAGTCCATCGAAAACCAGCGGCAGGGCAAAGCGATCAAGGCGGAAAGGAAAAAGCCGGTGGAGGTTCCGGATGAACTGGCCGGCGCACTGGCGGAAGACCGCGACGCCGGCGATCGGTTCAATACGCTTTCGCCGGGGAAGCAGCGTGAGTACACCGAATACATTGCCGAGGCCAAACGGGCGGAGACCAGGGCCAGGCGCCTCGTTAAAATCCTGCCCATGATCCGGGCCGGCCACGGGCTCAATGACAAGTACAAGAAGTAGCATGAACCGCCAAGTAGCATGAACCACCAAGTAGCATGAACCGCAGCAACACGCACCACAACCAGAGAGGAGCGCGCCATGGCGAACCCCGTCATGCATTTCGAGATCGGATGCAAGAACAGAGAAGAAACCCAGGCCTTCTACGCCGGCCTGTTCGGGTGGAACATGGAGTCCCATGAACATGCCTCCATGATCGACACCGGGGAAGATGTAGGGATCAACGGTCATATTTCCGCCCTCGGTCACGAGCCGCACAACTACACGCTGGTCTATGTGCAGGTCGACGATCTGGACGCATACGTCGCGAAGGCCGAGGCACTGGGTGGAGCCTCCATCGTACCTCCAACCGAAGTACCGGGCATGGGCCACTTCGCGTGGATAGCGGACAACGAGGGAACGTTCGTCGGACTGTGGAAGCCCCTGGAATCGTAACCGTGGCCTATACCGTCGCGGACCGCGGTACGATCATCGACTTCGAGGCCACGCTCGATCGATACCGGCGGTACGGCACCGACCTTGCCAACCGGTTCGAGGCGGGCGTCTTCAGCAAGGTGGTCCGTACAGCCGGGGGACCGTGCCTTCTGTCCCTGTACCGCGTCGAAGACCGGATCGAATTGCGCCTGACGCCCGGGGACGGGGCTGCCCAGGTGGATTCCCCGGAGATCGACACGGCGACCGGCGAGGCGTCCGATACGGCGTCATTCGCGGCGGCCTGTGTGGTGTCCGACGAAGCGCTCGACGAGGCGATCGCGGCAGCCGGGAAGATCCTGGGCCTGTCCTTCCCTCTACAGGCCTTCTACGCGTTCGCGTCCGGGGACCCGGTCCTTGCCACCGCGGTGGAAAACAACCACGGCCTGCGTCCCAATCTGCAGGTCGACCCCTTCGAGATGATCGTGTCCTCGATCACGGCCCAGCAGATCAACCTGGGTTTTGCCTATACCGTTCGGAGCAGGCTCGTAGCCGAATTCGGCGAACCTCATGTGTTCGGCGGCGAAACCCACTATGCCTTTCCAACGCCCAACAGGATGGCCGAAGTGGAGCCCGGCGATCTGTTGCCGCTTCAGTTCTCGAGACAGAAGGAACGGTACATCCTGAACCTGGCGCGGTCCATTCGCGAGGGTGAGATCGATCTGGCCGGGCTGGCGGAGAAGGACGACGCGGCGGTTGAAGGGGAATTGACGGCCCTGGTTGGGATCGGGCGGTGGACGGCGGACTGGTTCCGCGCGCGTTACCTGGGCCGGGGAAACGTCATTGCCGCCGGCGATCTTGCGGTCAAACGGTCCATCGAACGGCACTACTTCGACGGAGAACGCGTTTCCGAGGAACGGATCCGGGATTTCGCGGACCGGTGGGGGGAATACACGAACCTGGCTGTACAGTACCTCCTGGCCGATTACGGTTCCGGCGGGACCTGATCCTCCGCGAAAAAAAATGTCAGTCGGGATCCTGGGCGATGTGCCAGAGCACGCCCGCCGGATCGATCAGGTGGATCTCGCGAAGCCCCCAGGGATAAACGGTGGGCTTCCTGGCGCGGGCTCCCTCGTATCGCGCCACGAGGTCTTTCTCCACGATCAGCTCCCACCAGGCGTCCAGGTCCGACACTTTCAACTGCATCATGAAATTGTCCGCCCAGTCCTTCTGATAGTAGTTCTGGAGCAGGAAGCTGAATCCCTCGATGCGCATCTCCTTCACTTCGTCCGCGGCCCAGGCCACTTCGAATCCGAGGTCCTCGTAGAACCGGGTAGAATCATCGTAGTCTTTTGACGGGACGAAGACCCGGAGCGCGCTTACTTTCAGGTTATGCACGGCAGGTCCCTCCACTTGCGCGAATATCCAGACGAAATTGTAACACCTGGCCCCTTTGATGACACTATGGTAATGGGGAATGGACGGAAGGCGCAAGGCGCCGGTTACCGTTACGACGGTTCGATATGACCAACGACCTCAAACAACACATTCGGGTTTCAGCCGATCGGTCTTTATCTCATGCGGAACGCAGTACCGCTTTCGGCAAGGTGGTGGCCGGTTTCCAGGACATGGCCTTCGGCTACGCACTGGGCCTTCTGGGCGAACGGCACCTGGCGGAAGATGCCGCGCAGGAAGGATTCATCGCTGCATGGCAGCACATCGAGTCGCTTCGCGAGCCGGATTCATTCCCAGCCTGGCTGAGGCGGATCATAAAGTGGCAGTGTTTCCGGTTCAAGAGACGTAACAATCACCGTTTCGTACCCATGGAAGGTGACATCGAGGCGACGGATGAAAGTCCCCTGGACCGGGCAGCACGCAGGGACATGAGCGAAAAAGTCCGCAGCGCGGTGGAAACATTGCCGGAAACACTAAGGGAAGTAACTGTACTGCGGTATATTGGAGACTATTCGGCATCTGAAATCGCAAATTTCATGGGATTGAAAGCGGGAACGGTACGCAAAAGGCTGTTCGAAGCACGGAACAAGCTGAAGCCGAGTCTGCTTCGCACTTTATCAAGCGAACTGAACGGTCACGCGCCGTCTGCAAACGATATCTTCGGAGACCGAGTCATGCATTGGATACGACCCGATTTCACGAGCGAGCAAGGCCATTTCATGGATGGCAACCCGAACAAGGTCTGGGACATGCTGCTGGCCGCGGCGGAAGGGGATCTTGCCGGTATCAGGTCGTTGCTGCGGGAAGACCCCGGCCTGGCCAATTGCAACTGGGCGTATTACCAGCCCCTGCACTTCGCCGTCCGGGAAGGTCACACGGAGGCGGTCCGCCTGTTGCTCGAACACGGTGCGGATCCTTCGTCGGCATCGGGACTCGATTATCACGTGCCGCCGCTCGAACGGGCCAGGGACCGTGGGTACGACGAGATCGCCGGACTCCTGACGGACGCCATCGCTTCCAGGTACAACGCGCCGCCCGTGGGCGAACGTGCCTGCGAAGTGGTCCGTCAAGGCGATCTGGAGGAAGCCCGTGCGTTGTTCGAGGCTTCTCCCGAGTTGATCAACGCCTCGGACGAACGCGGCAACCGTCCCCTCCACGAGGCCGTGGAAGAACACAACCTGGAAATGACGGCTTTGCTGCTGGACATGGGGGCCGAACCGGATCCGGTCAGGTGGGATGGAAGCAAACCGCTGCATGTGGCCGTGTTTCGCGCGCGCAAGTCAAGGGGAGGCCTGAATCCGTTGCTGACCGGATATCTGATCGCAAGAGGAGCGAACTACAGCATGACGGTCGCATGCGCCCTGGGGGACGAACGGCGCGTTGGAGCACTCCTGGCACAAGACCGAAACCTGGCCAACGACCAGGATACCTGTGGACACTCCCCGCTGTTCAGCGCGGCGTCACAGGGATACACCGACATCGTGCAGCTTCTGCTGGACCACGGCGCCGATCCCAACGCACCGGAACACAACGCGCCCAGGGGACACGCGCTGTACGAAGCCGTGGCCGGCAATCACCTGGAAACGGCGAAACTGCTGCTCGCTCACGGCGCCGATCCCAACGCCCCGGTGGAATCCAGCGGTGTGCCCCTTTCACAGGCCCTCGGCCAGGGAAAAAACGAGGAGATGGTAAACCTTCTCTATCAGCACGGGGCTACGGCCGACATCAGCATGTACGTGCTGCTGGACAATATCCCCGTGGTCGGCGAACTCCTCGGCGCGGACCCCGGTCTGGCCAATTACGGCGGCGATTACGGGGTGCTTTGCATGGCGGCCGGCTTCGCGCGCAGGGAGATCATCGAAATGCTACTCCGGGCGGGAGCGGAACTGAACCGGCCCTGGTACGCCAACAACTACATGGGGTATGCGTTCCGCCGGCGCAAGGGCTGGCACCTGGACGGGCGCGCCCTGACTCCCAACGACGATATCCTCGACATGCTGAACCTTTTCTTCGATCACGGGGCCGATCCCAACAACGCCAACTGGCACGGCGTCACCTACCTGCACAAACTGGCGGTGATCGGCGACGTGGAGAAATCCGCCCTGCTGCTGGACCGGGGCGCATCCATCGAGGCCGTGGACGACGAGTGGCGCTCCACCCCGCTGGGATGGGCCGCGCGCTGGGGAAACCGGGAACTTGCAGCGTTCCTGCTGGAGCGGGGTGCGGATCCCCGGGGCGGCGGCGCGGAATGGGCGACACCCCTTGCCCGGGCGGAGAAGGCCGGGCACCAGGATATCGTCGAGATGTTGAAATAGCACAGCATACCAACAAAGAGTAACTGGCAATGCCGCAGACCGAATGCCTGGCCGGAGATCACGCACTGGGCGAGGCGATTGTGCGCAATGACCCGGCCGCCGTCGAAACGGCGATGACCACCAGGCCCGAACTGGTGGAAGCGCCCTGCAGGTGGATCGATCGTCGAGGCAGGGAGCGGCCGGTCAAGCCCCTGGTGCTGGCCGACATGCTGGCGCGGGTTGACCTGACGAAGCGACTGCTGCGGGCCGGCGCCGACGTCCATGACCTGGATGCCTCGCTCTTCGGCTGTTGCGAGGGACACGACCTGAAACACCTGCGGCGGCTGCTGGACCTCGGCGTCAACCCGAACGACGCGTGTAACGAAGGGTGGGACTGCGACGTGCTGTACGGCTTCCTGCAGACCTACACCCGGTCGGCACCCGATCATCTCCACGCCTGTATCAACCTGCTGATCGACCATGGCGCCGCCTTTGACGACGGTCCGGTCATGGACATACACCGGGGAGACCTGGATGCCTTGGCGGCTCGCCTCGCATCGGACAAACGACTCGTTTCGGAGCGTTTTTCGCTCGATTACGGCAATCATCTTACCCTACGGGGTAGTACGCTGCTCCACGTGGCCGTGGAGTTTCATGAACTGGAGGCGATTGCCCTGTTGCTTGATCATGGGGCCGATCTAGATGCCCGGACGTCTATCGGGCGAAACGGCGTGGGAGGCCAGACGCCCCTGTACCACGCCATCGGCACGAACCAGGGGACGGGTTATCACGTATTCGAACACCTGCTGGAACTGAAGCCCGACCTGGCTGTGGA
The DNA window shown above is from Gemmatimonadota bacterium and carries:
- a CDS encoding glyoxalase, producing the protein MHNLKVSALRVFVPSKDYDDSTRFYEDLGFEVAWAADEVKEMRIEGFSFLLQNYYQKDWADNFMMQLKVSDLDAWWELIVEKDLVARYEGARARKPTVYPWGLREIHLIDPAGVLWHIAQDPD
- a CDS encoding sigma-70 family RNA polymerase sigma factor is translated as MTNDLKQHIRVSADRSLSHAERSTAFGKVVAGFQDMAFGYALGLLGERHLAEDAAQEGFIAAWQHIESLREPDSFPAWLRRIIKWQCFRFKRRNNHRFVPMEGDIEATDESPLDRAARRDMSEKVRSAVETLPETLREVTVLRYIGDYSASEIANFMGLKAGTVRKRLFEARNKLKPSLLRTLSSELNGHAPSANDIFGDRVMHWIRPDFTSEQGHFMDGNPNKVWDMLLAAAEGDLAGIRSLLREDPGLANCNWAYYQPLHFAVREGHTEAVRLLLEHGADPSSASGLDYHVPPLERARDRGYDEIAGLLTDAIASRYNAPPVGERACEVVRQGDLEEARALFEASPELINASDERGNRPLHEAVEEHNLEMTALLLDMGAEPDPVRWDGSKPLHVAVFRARKSRGGLNPLLTGYLIARGANYSMTVACALGDERRVGALLAQDRNLANDQDTCGHSPLFSAASQGYTDIVQLLLDHGADPNAPEHNAPRGHALYEAVAGNHLETAKLLLAHGADPNAPVESSGVPLSQALGQGKNEEMVNLLYQHGATADISMYVLLDNIPVVGELLGADPGLANYGGDYGVLCMAAGFARREIIEMLLRAGAELNRPWYANNYMGYAFRRRKGWHLDGRALTPNDDILDMLNLFFDHGADPNNANWHGVTYLHKLAVIGDVEKSALLLDRGASIEAVDDEWRSTPLGWAARWGNRELAAFLLERGADPRGGGAEWATPLARAEKAGHQDIVEMLK
- a CDS encoding VOC family protein — protein: MANPVMHFEIGCKNREETQAFYAGLFGWNMESHEHASMIDTGEDVGINGHISALGHEPHNYTLVYVQVDDLDAYVAKAEALGGASIVPPTEVPGMGHFAWIADNEGTFVGLWKPLES
- a CDS encoding DNA-3-methyladenine glycosylase 2 family protein, giving the protein MAYTVADRGTIIDFEATLDRYRRYGTDLANRFEAGVFSKVVRTAGGPCLLSLYRVEDRIELRLTPGDGAAQVDSPEIDTATGEASDTASFAAACVVSDEALDEAIAAAGKILGLSFPLQAFYAFASGDPVLATAVENNHGLRPNLQVDPFEMIVSSITAQQINLGFAYTVRSRLVAEFGEPHVFGGETHYAFPTPNRMAEVEPGDLLPLQFSRQKERYILNLARSIREGEIDLAGLAEKDDAAVEGELTALVGIGRWTADWFRARYLGRGNVIAAGDLAVKRSIERHYFDGERVSEERIRDFADRWGEYTNLAVQYLLADYGSGGT